A single window of Senegalia massiliensis DNA harbors:
- a CDS encoding GntR family transcriptional regulator, which yields MRIIVSNSSNDPIYEQISSQIKSMIIKGELEVGEGLPSIRGLAKDLQISVITTKRAYEELEKEGFIETIQGKGSFVAMQNKELMKEKKLKIIEEKLVEVVNESKLLGLNYREIEEMLRILFEEV from the coding sequence ATGCGAATTATAGTATCCAATTCTTCAAATGATCCTATATATGAACAAATATCTAGCCAAATAAAATCTATGATAATAAAAGGAGAATTAGAAGTAGGAGAAGGATTACCTTCGATAAGAGGACTTGCAAAGGATTTACAAATATCTGTAATCACTACTAAAAGGGCATATGAAGAGTTAGAAAAAGAAGGGTTTATAGAGACTATACAAGGAAAAGGCTCTTTTGTAGCTATGCAAAACAAAGAACTTATGAAAGAAAAAAAGCTAAAAATTATAGAAGAAAAATTAGTAGAAGTAGTTAATGAATCAAAATTACTAGGATTAAATTATAGAGAAATAGAAGAAA